The proteins below come from a single Gimesia alba genomic window:
- a CDS encoding response regulator: MAKRVLSVGQCMPDANAIARFLTTHFDVAIEESDLEFDTMEKLKQQSYDLVMINRKLDADYSDGIELIQKIKQSSDVKPCRLMLVSNYPEYQEQAVQAGAEYGIGKNEYRNPETVTRLAPYLG; this comes from the coding sequence ATGGCGAAGCGTGTACTGAGTGTGGGACAATGTATGCCGGATGCAAATGCGATCGCTCGTTTTCTGACGACCCACTTCGATGTAGCGATTGAAGAATCCGACCTTGAATTCGATACGATGGAAAAACTTAAACAGCAGTCTTACGACCTGGTGATGATCAATCGGAAACTGGATGCTGACTACAGTGATGGGATTGAGCTGATACAGAAGATCAAACAATCCTCTGATGTGAAACCGTGCCGCCTGATGCTGGTTTCCAATTATCCGGAGTACCAGGAACAAGCGGTTCAGGCCGGCGCAGAATACGGCATCGGGAAAAACGAATATCGGAACCCGGAGACCGTGACGCGATTAGCGCCTTATCTGGGCTGA
- a CDS encoding Gfo/Idh/MocA family protein: MSQRSTRREFIKQSSALGAAFWVGGQSLLAAEKSPMEKLNFASIGVGGKGSSDSASAAKHGNLIAICDIDDKRLMKAAARYPKAKKFNDYREMLTEMDGKIDAVTVSTPDHSHAPASVMAMKKGKHCFTQKPLTWSVSEARVMRETANEHGVATQMGNQGTAKNGFREAVEVIRSGVLGNVREAHVWTNRPVWGKGVDRPPEGEPVPKHIHWDLFLGPAPYREFSTLYHPFEWRGWLDFGTGALGDMACHTMNMHVMALDLYDPESIVAEQKGMIENETYPKSTTITYQFGERGEGKKLCPLKLTWYDGGNKPPEELLMGEKMKSSGVVLVGDEGNLYTPDDYGAEYVLLPRDKFSDFKKPEQSLPRSPGHFEEFVVACKGGDPAMSNFNYASRLTETTLLGNVAIRAGKKLEWNPKKMEFTNAPEANKFLSRDYRDGWSL, translated from the coding sequence ATGAGTCAACGTTCAACTCGCCGCGAGTTCATTAAGCAATCATCGGCATTAGGCGCAGCCTTCTGGGTGGGTGGTCAAAGTCTGCTGGCAGCAGAAAAATCTCCCATGGAAAAGCTGAATTTCGCTTCCATTGGTGTGGGGGGAAAAGGTTCCAGCGACTCAGCGAGTGCCGCTAAGCATGGTAATCTGATTGCCATTTGTGATATCGACGACAAACGCCTGATGAAAGCGGCCGCCCGTTATCCCAAAGCGAAAAAGTTTAATGATTATCGCGAAATGCTCACGGAAATGGACGGAAAGATTGACGCCGTCACTGTGAGTACTCCCGACCACTCGCATGCTCCTGCCAGTGTGATGGCGATGAAAAAAGGAAAGCACTGTTTTACACAGAAGCCTTTGACCTGGTCTGTGAGTGAAGCACGCGTGATGCGTGAAACTGCCAACGAGCACGGTGTCGCCACCCAGATGGGAAATCAGGGAACCGCCAAAAATGGGTTCCGTGAAGCCGTTGAAGTGATCCGTTCCGGAGTTCTGGGGAATGTTCGCGAAGCCCACGTCTGGACGAACCGCCCTGTCTGGGGAAAAGGCGTCGATCGTCCACCTGAAGGCGAGCCAGTTCCCAAGCACATCCACTGGGATCTGTTCCTGGGACCTGCTCCTTATCGTGAATTCAGTACGCTGTATCATCCATTTGAATGGCGTGGCTGGCTCGATTTTGGAACCGGTGCCCTGGGGGACATGGCCTGTCACACGATGAACATGCACGTGATGGCCCTTGATCTGTATGATCCGGAATCGATCGTAGCAGAACAGAAAGGGATGATTGAAAACGAGACTTATCCCAAGTCGACCACGATTACGTATCAGTTCGGCGAACGTGGTGAAGGTAAAAAACTTTGCCCGCTGAAATTGACCTGGTACGATGGTGGTAATAAGCCACCTGAAGAACTGTTGATGGGCGAAAAAATGAAGTCCAGCGGCGTGGTTCTGGTTGGTGATGAAGGAAATCTTTACACCCCCGATGACTACGGTGCAGAATACGTTCTGCTGCCTCGGGACAAATTTAGTGACTTCAAAAAGCCTGAGCAAAGCTTACCTCGCTCACCTGGCCACTTTGAAGAGTTCGTGGTTGCCTGTAAAGGCGGCGATCCTGCGATGTCCAACTTCAATTACGCCAGCCGCCTGACGGAAACTACATTACTCGGTAATGTGGCCATTCGTGCCGGCAAGAAGCTGGAATGGAATCCCAAGAAAATGGAATTCACGAACGCTCCTGAAGCTAATAAGTTTCTGAGCCGTGATTACCGTGATGGCTGGTCTCTCTAA
- a CDS encoding dienelactone hydrolase family protein — translation MPPADFQKKLLQGLGGEWPEPPALNVKHRETIQKDGYRIESLTYEAEPGDAIPAMLLIPDMVSPAHPAPAVAVWHQHAGQYHLGKSEPAGLAGNPMHHTGAALAKEGFVVLCPDALCFEERQDPTEKLKAGKFERFEFLRYVVTGKCMAWKNILDMKRAIDFLQSRPEVIDENIGCYGHSMGSTHTWLVGPWEPRIKCLVGNCCLPTYKGIHREHMLHCFPNFIPGIYEYGDTPDIAALIAPRPLHLNFGELDGGSPIDEVRNGVKIIANNYAAKHAEKNFTYYIEEGSGHVLSPIMWDKTLSHFQRHLKPQQS, via the coding sequence ATGCCCCCCGCTGATTTTCAAAAGAAGCTGTTACAAGGTCTAGGCGGTGAATGGCCTGAGCCGCCGGCGCTGAATGTCAAACACCGTGAGACAATCCAGAAGGATGGTTACCGGATTGAATCGCTGACTTATGAAGCTGAGCCCGGCGATGCGATTCCCGCGATGCTGCTGATTCCCGATATGGTTTCGCCCGCGCATCCTGCTCCGGCAGTCGCGGTCTGGCATCAACATGCCGGGCAGTATCATCTGGGCAAAAGCGAACCGGCGGGGCTGGCCGGCAATCCGATGCATCACACCGGGGCCGCCCTCGCGAAAGAGGGGTTCGTGGTGCTCTGTCCCGATGCGCTCTGTTTTGAAGAGCGCCAGGATCCGACCGAAAAACTGAAAGCCGGAAAATTTGAGCGGTTTGAATTTCTGCGGTATGTCGTCACCGGAAAATGTATGGCCTGGAAAAATATACTGGACATGAAACGGGCCATCGATTTTCTGCAGAGCCGCCCCGAAGTCATCGACGAGAACATCGGCTGCTATGGTCATTCGATGGGTTCCACCCACACCTGGCTGGTCGGCCCGTGGGAACCACGCATCAAATGCCTGGTCGGAAACTGCTGTCTGCCGACTTACAAAGGCATTCATCGCGAACACATGCTGCACTGTTTTCCCAATTTTATTCCGGGAATTTATGAATACGGAGACACACCCGATATCGCCGCTTTGATTGCACCGCGACCGTTGCATCTGAATTTCGGAGAACTGGACGGAGGCAGCCCGATCGACGAAGTGCGGAATGGTGTCAAAATAATTGCAAACAACTACGCCGCCAAGCATGCAGAAAAGAATTTCACTTATTATATTGAAGAGGGGTCAGGACATGTCCTTTCTCCCATCATGTGGGACAAAACCTTATCCCACTTCCAGCGCCATTTAAAGCCTCAACAATCATAA
- a CDS encoding M20 family metallopeptidase, with the protein MDALNYTKELVAFESTSNLSNLAVSDYVEAALKSLGFEIERLEYDDAKGVRKANIIGRRGQGPGGMAYFAHTDVVPADPWFTDEFGPFTPTLKDDKLYGRGSCDMKGSIACMLAAAKQYVDRDLKHPLYITCTADEEVGYHGARNVAEKSSMYREMIDGEAHGIIGEPTMLNVVYAHKGTYGFQAISHGRAAHSSLSTGINANLAMIPFLVEMKKLYEECMTDPRWQNAEFDPPTNGWNIGINDRTNAVNITPPQSICTVYFRPMPGQDPEELVSRAREAAEKCGIEFQFKCGGQPVYTEPGSPFVKEVLQIAGKEQAKTVSYGTDGSQFTEMKNMVVFGPGDIGQAHTHDEFIELEQLERGTEKFAQLIENWCC; encoded by the coding sequence ATGGATGCACTTAATTATACAAAGGAACTTGTGGCGTTTGAGTCTACCAGTAACCTTTCCAATCTGGCAGTCAGCGATTATGTCGAAGCGGCTTTGAAAAGCCTGGGATTTGAAATCGAACGACTGGAATACGACGATGCCAAAGGTGTTCGCAAAGCCAATATCATCGGACGCCGCGGGCAAGGGCCGGGGGGGATGGCCTATTTCGCACACACCGACGTCGTGCCCGCCGATCCCTGGTTCACAGACGAATTCGGTCCTTTCACCCCCACGCTGAAAGACGACAAGCTTTATGGACGCGGCAGTTGTGATATGAAAGGTTCGATCGCCTGCATGCTGGCTGCTGCCAAACAGTATGTCGATCGTGACTTGAAGCATCCACTCTACATCACCTGTACCGCCGATGAAGAAGTCGGATATCACGGTGCCCGGAACGTCGCTGAAAAATCGAGCATGTACCGCGAAATGATAGATGGCGAAGCGCATGGTATTATCGGCGAGCCAACAATGCTGAACGTGGTCTATGCCCACAAAGGGACCTACGGCTTCCAAGCCATCTCACACGGTCGGGCCGCCCATTCCAGCTTGAGCACCGGCATTAATGCGAACCTCGCCATGATTCCGTTCCTCGTCGAAATGAAAAAACTGTACGAGGAATGCATGACCGATCCCCGCTGGCAGAATGCCGAATTTGATCCTCCCACCAATGGCTGGAACATCGGCATCAATGACCGGACCAATGCCGTCAACATTACACCCCCTCAAAGCATCTGCACCGTCTACTTCCGCCCCATGCCGGGACAAGATCCCGAAGAACTGGTCTCACGCGCCCGCGAAGCCGCTGAAAAATGCGGCATTGAATTTCAGTTCAAGTGCGGTGGTCAGCCGGTCTATACCGAACCGGGTTCCCCCTTTGTCAAAGAAGTCCTGCAGATTGCCGGTAAGGAACAGGCTAAAACAGTTTCTTACGGGACGGACGGCAGCCAGTTCACTGAGATGAAAAATATGGTGGTATTCGGCCCCGGTGATATCGGACAGGCGCATACGCACGATGAATTCATCGAACTCGAACAACTGGAGCGGGGGACCGAGAAGTTTGCTCAACTGATTGAAAACTGGTGCTGTTAA
- a CDS encoding DUF1559 domain-containing protein, with protein sequence MLFKHRRRNGFTLIELLVVIAIIAILIALLLPAVQQAREAARRSSCKNNLKQIGIAMHNYHDVHNTLPPGYLDDDPAANVTNHNLLGWGTFILPYIEQSALYNSIAEVGALDNNWTTISEMTTASATVPTPYSKVVLKAYICPSDPMGGINTDVGNYGKSNYTGVAGNTYKSSGSSKPTGSFYDNSSVRFRDYRDGLSNTIIIGERGTEGTKNGTIWIGNYSDAAYYTQNAIATNSAYYGINGTAGSWNFTSSHTGGCHFLLGDGAVRFLSENIDLNKYRDLGFIADGNVVELP encoded by the coding sequence GTGCTGTTTAAACATCGAAGAAGAAACGGATTTACTCTGATCGAACTACTGGTCGTCATCGCTATCATTGCGATTCTGATCGCGCTCCTGCTGCCCGCAGTGCAACAGGCCAGGGAAGCCGCCCGCCGCAGTTCCTGCAAAAACAACCTGAAACAGATTGGGATCGCCATGCACAACTACCATGACGTGCATAATACGCTGCCTCCCGGTTACCTGGACGATGACCCGGCCGCCAATGTGACAAACCACAATCTGCTCGGTTGGGGAACATTCATTCTGCCCTACATCGAGCAAAGTGCCCTTTATAATTCGATCGCTGAAGTCGGTGCGCTGGATAACAACTGGACTACCATCAGCGAGATGACCACCGCCAGTGCGACTGTACCCACTCCCTATTCCAAAGTGGTTTTGAAGGCCTACATTTGCCCTTCCGATCCCATGGGCGGCATCAATACGGACGTCGGCAATTATGGAAAATCCAACTACACTGGTGTCGCCGGGAATACTTACAAGAGTTCCGGCTCCTCCAAACCAACCGGTTCATTTTATGATAACTCCAGTGTGCGATTCCGCGATTACCGCGACGGGCTCAGCAATACGATCATCATCGGTGAGCGTGGAACCGAAGGCACCAAAAACGGCACGATCTGGATCGGCAACTATTCCGATGCCGCCTACTACACACAAAATGCGATCGCGACCAACAGTGCCTACTATGGAATCAACGGCACTGCGGGCTCCTGGAACTTCACCAGTTCACACACGGGAGGCTGCCACTTCCTGCTGGGTGATGGTGCCGTCCGCTTCCTCAGCGAAAACATCGATCTTAACAAGTATCGCGACCTGGGATTTATCGCAGATGGCAACGTAGTGGAACTGCCATAA
- a CDS encoding WD40 repeat domain-containing protein, producing MFADDQAGLCRVHDGHAKCLVIPADPNANNNIISDLAFSPDGKMLAVAYGRFRGLLQDPDPGQSIVWDVSNGKQLVTFNSYQDGVSSVDFSGDGKLLATGSYDGTVQIWRVSDWSRQVNIKVIQGPVRALHFSPDGSVLAVGVLQGNEESKQSLISLYRVTTGQKVTGLKGHTDSVMCVQYSPDGQLLVSAGMDRTVRLWDIEAGTNRILTQQDQMLILSVGFSHDGHLVAAGGGLFGIRKWQFQVWNTKTGKLKLQQNGSGEPLDSVIFSPDNHWLGTASRGGKAKLLKLSTKQTIDLSQPGNKMAITPDGKLIALTEKNKITLSVFEKLIEKK from the coding sequence GTGTTTGCTGATGATCAGGCGGGTTTATGTCGTGTGCATGATGGCCATGCGAAGTGCCTGGTGATTCCCGCAGATCCAAATGCTAATAATAACATAATCAGTGATTTAGCCTTCTCACCTGACGGAAAGATGTTAGCAGTTGCCTATGGCAGGTTTCGTGGTTTACTTCAGGATCCTGATCCGGGCCAGTCGATTGTATGGGATGTCTCAAATGGAAAACAGCTTGTAACCTTCAATAGCTATCAGGATGGTGTCAGTAGTGTAGACTTTTCTGGAGATGGTAAATTGCTGGCCACAGGTAGCTATGATGGGACTGTTCAAATATGGCGTGTTTCTGACTGGTCGCGTCAAGTAAATATAAAAGTCATTCAGGGGCCTGTCAGAGCGTTGCACTTTTCGCCTGATGGTTCTGTTCTTGCTGTCGGAGTATTACAGGGGAATGAAGAAAGCAAGCAGTCCTTAATCAGTCTCTATCGAGTGACTACAGGTCAAAAAGTTACGGGTTTGAAGGGGCATACTGATTCGGTAATGTGCGTGCAATATTCTCCAGACGGTCAATTGCTGGTGAGTGCGGGAATGGACAGGACAGTGCGACTCTGGGATATCGAGGCTGGAACCAATCGAATTCTCACCCAGCAGGATCAAATGCTAATTCTCTCAGTTGGTTTCTCACATGATGGTCACCTGGTTGCCGCCGGGGGTGGTCTCTTTGGAATTCGAAAATGGCAGTTCCAAGTCTGGAATACAAAAACAGGAAAATTGAAGTTGCAGCAAAACGGTTCAGGAGAACCACTCGATTCTGTAATCTTCTCGCCCGATAACCACTGGCTGGGGACTGCTTCACGGGGAGGAAAAGCGAAATTGTTGAAACTGTCTACAAAACAGACTATCGATCTTTCACAGCCTGGAAATAAAATGGCTATTACTCCAGATGGAAAGTTGATCGCCTTGACAGAAAAAAATAAGATTACACTTTCGGTTTTCGAAAAACTGATCGAGAAAAAATAA
- a CDS encoding zinc ribbon domain-containing protein, whose protein sequence is MPEVIATCPHCQKKLKLKSEKMLGKKVNCRNCDTPFVLKAESSQKTKSSRKRQPSASESDFDDAYDSSQIRARRLRKRKGSSSTKSKPQESSKKKTASKEGDAKLPLPLLIGGSILGMAIMAGLGYFVYSKGSTLNPGGAANNNVVAPAKFVKFEPEVGDFGCEYPEGWTEKSGGGQGGVQSWAKFISPDESTTISIRGNMTGSALGGAGLAMNQGADDDIEPPVVDIHRLMKRKFSDDYSNYEEIGNFQLFKSKMGDTCSSIFTTKSFLGGKQKGLRVTFLTGRVQFNLICLCDEGLFDKMRPAFDQVVQTIHEK, encoded by the coding sequence GTGCCCGAAGTGATCGCAACTTGTCCGCACTGTCAGAAAAAATTGAAGCTCAAGAGTGAAAAAATGCTCGGCAAAAAAGTGAACTGTCGCAATTGCGATACGCCTTTTGTTCTGAAAGCAGAGAGCTCCCAAAAAACAAAGTCATCACGTAAAAGACAACCATCGGCGTCCGAATCAGACTTTGACGATGCTTACGATTCATCACAGATTCGAGCACGTCGTTTACGAAAACGCAAAGGCAGTTCCAGCACAAAAAGTAAACCGCAAGAGTCTTCGAAAAAAAAGACAGCCTCCAAGGAGGGAGATGCGAAACTGCCGCTTCCGCTGCTGATTGGCGGGAGTATTTTGGGCATGGCGATCATGGCGGGACTGGGCTACTTCGTCTATTCAAAGGGAAGTACTTTGAATCCGGGGGGCGCTGCCAACAATAATGTTGTGGCACCGGCAAAATTTGTCAAATTTGAACCCGAAGTCGGCGATTTTGGCTGTGAATACCCCGAAGGCTGGACAGAGAAAAGCGGGGGCGGTCAGGGAGGCGTCCAAAGCTGGGCCAAGTTTATTTCTCCAGATGAAAGCACCACGATTTCCATTCGCGGAAATATGACAGGATCTGCTCTGGGAGGTGCAGGGCTGGCAATGAATCAGGGTGCGGACGACGACATCGAACCGCCGGTTGTTGATATCCATCGTTTGATGAAGCGAAAGTTTTCCGATGATTACTCTAACTATGAAGAGATCGGCAACTTCCAGTTGTTTAAAAGCAAGATGGGGGATACGTGCAGTTCGATTTTCACGACCAAAAGCTTTCTCGGCGGCAAACAAAAAGGATTACGTGTCACATTCCTCACCGGCCGCGTCCAGTTCAATCTGATCTGTCTTTGCGACGAAGGCCTGTTTGACAAGATGCGTCCTGCCTTTGACCAGGTCGTGCAGACCATTCACGAGAAGTAA
- a CDS encoding neutral/alkaline non-lysosomal ceramidase N-terminal domain-containing protein codes for MLLLMQKCVLCCLLVFVSGMGLVSQLQAADAPYSYGFAKTDITPEVPLRLSGYGNRAEVYEGVDEPLYIRAIAIQTPDQKICSLVSLDSIGFAASFVDRIAQQLKQKHGMNRDQLMVCSTHSHTSPQPMEGLSNIFSTPMTEAEQQAAQKYWNSVEARVVKTVGEAIQNLRPGTMSLVTGKVGFAQNRRVLKDGKWTGFGVNPDGPVDHSLPVLKVTDEAGKLRGLIFNYACHCTTFGSDYNRLNGDWAGYAAKYIEEQHGDIVAVCTIGCGADQNPVRGKRDVAKDLAIGHGRAIALEVNRLLKQPAEELKAELKTAFGFANLPIDAPLESALKQALEHPRPQVRQHAKNMLAIIKTAGELPETYPAPVQVWKFGKQLTMVFLGGEVVVDYALRLKQEIKTDSVWVTAYANDVFGYVASERMREEGGYEYDFSMIYYNQPGPWAKGTEELLIHRIHELVKQAR; via the coding sequence ATGCTTTTGTTGATGCAAAAATGCGTTCTATGCTGTCTGCTTGTTTTCGTTTCAGGAATGGGGCTTGTCTCTCAGCTTCAGGCCGCTGATGCCCCTTATTCGTATGGCTTTGCGAAAACAGACATCACACCGGAAGTTCCCTTGCGACTGTCTGGTTATGGAAATCGTGCCGAAGTCTACGAGGGCGTTGATGAACCGCTTTATATTCGTGCGATTGCCATTCAGACGCCCGATCAAAAGATCTGTTCGCTGGTCTCGCTCGATTCGATTGGCTTTGCCGCCTCGTTTGTTGATCGTATCGCGCAGCAACTCAAACAGAAGCATGGCATGAACCGCGATCAGCTCATGGTTTGCAGTACGCATTCACATACTTCACCACAGCCGATGGAAGGGTTGTCAAATATATTTTCAACGCCGATGACCGAAGCAGAACAACAGGCGGCGCAGAAATACTGGAACAGCGTTGAAGCACGCGTTGTAAAGACGGTGGGCGAAGCGATTCAAAATCTGCGTCCGGGAACAATGTCGCTGGTCACGGGGAAAGTCGGCTTCGCGCAGAATCGGCGTGTGTTGAAGGACGGAAAGTGGACCGGCTTTGGTGTGAATCCGGATGGCCCTGTCGATCATAGTCTGCCGGTCCTCAAGGTAACCGACGAAGCCGGTAAGTTGCGTGGTCTGATCTTCAACTACGCCTGCCACTGCACAACGTTTGGGAGCGATTACAATCGCCTGAACGGAGACTGGGCCGGCTATGCAGCGAAATACATTGAAGAACAGCACGGGGATATCGTTGCCGTCTGTACGATTGGTTGTGGCGCTGATCAAAATCCTGTGCGAGGGAAAAGAGACGTTGCGAAAGATTTGGCAATTGGTCATGGGCGTGCAATTGCATTGGAAGTCAATCGGCTCCTGAAACAGCCGGCAGAAGAATTGAAGGCGGAACTAAAGACCGCATTTGGCTTTGCCAACTTGCCCATCGATGCGCCTCTGGAAAGTGCTTTGAAACAGGCTTTAGAGCATCCGCGACCTCAGGTCAGACAACATGCGAAAAATATGCTGGCGATTATTAAAACGGCAGGTGAATTGCCTGAAACGTACCCGGCTCCGGTTCAGGTCTGGAAATTCGGGAAGCAGCTGACCATGGTTTTCCTCGGAGGCGAAGTTGTCGTCGACTATGCGTTGCGGCTCAAGCAGGAAATCAAAACCGATTCCGTCTGGGTGACCGCGTATGCCAATGATGTGTTTGGTTATGTGGCATCAGAACGCATGCGGGAGGAAGGCGGCTATGAATATGATTTCTCCATGATTTATTACAATCAACCGGGCCCCTGGGCCAAAGGGACTGAAGAACTTCTGATCCACCGGATTCATGAACTAGTGAAACAGGCCCGATGA
- a CDS encoding HD domain-containing protein yields MNASKLRRQIIFEAARLMYSRQETEYYRAKMKAARKVCQGWVKPADLPSNREIRDEIQRFACTFEGDARTENLLSMRLQALRFLRLFAPFHPKLIGSTLTGHIRKGSDIDIHVFSHSCEAVTARLDDEGIPYRVEHKNVRKHGEERIFTHIHVQDEYPVELTVYSTEKSSYGFKCSITGKQIERATLPEFEQLLQKEYPGIDLDQRLAEIEQSMDRFQIYRILLLPLAGVKQSRKYHPEGDALYHSLQVYDLACDELPYDEEFQLAALLHDVGKAIDPKDHVEAGLQALEGLITERTAWLIRHHMDAHAIKDGRIGARARRRLMANENFEDLLLLEECDQAGREPGVEVPDVDDALEAVRELARLCD; encoded by the coding sequence ATGAACGCCAGTAAATTGCGCCGCCAGATTATATTCGAGGCGGCACGACTGATGTATTCCCGGCAAGAGACCGAATATTATCGAGCTAAAATGAAGGCCGCCCGCAAAGTCTGCCAGGGGTGGGTAAAGCCGGCCGACCTCCCCAGTAATCGTGAAATTCGCGACGAAATCCAACGCTTCGCCTGCACATTCGAAGGAGATGCACGCACTGAGAATCTGCTTTCGATGCGCCTGCAGGCACTCCGTTTTTTACGGTTATTTGCCCCCTTTCACCCCAAGCTGATTGGCAGCACGCTGACCGGCCATATTCGCAAGGGGTCGGATATTGACATTCATGTCTTCTCACATAGCTGTGAAGCGGTGACTGCGCGACTGGATGACGAAGGGATTCCCTATCGTGTCGAGCATAAGAACGTGAGAAAACATGGTGAAGAACGCATTTTTACCCACATCCATGTGCAGGATGAATATCCTGTTGAATTGACTGTTTATTCGACAGAAAAATCGAGTTATGGATTTAAATGTTCGATTACCGGGAAACAGATTGAACGGGCGACCCTGCCGGAATTCGAACAGCTTCTGCAGAAAGAATACCCGGGCATTGATCTGGATCAGCGACTGGCAGAGATAGAGCAAAGCATGGATCGATTTCAGATTTATCGTATATTGCTGTTACCATTGGCCGGGGTCAAGCAATCACGAAAGTATCATCCCGAAGGGGACGCCTTGTATCACAGTCTCCAGGTTTATGATCTGGCCTGTGATGAACTGCCGTACGATGAGGAATTTCAACTGGCGGCTCTGTTACATGATGTCGGAAAAGCCATCGATCCCAAAGATCATGTCGAAGCAGGCTTGCAGGCTTTGGAAGGTTTGATTACAGAGAGAACAGCCTGGTTGATTCGACATCACATGGATGCCCATGCCATCAAAGACGGAAGGATTGGGGCACGTGCCCGGCGGCGGCTGATGGCGAATGAAAATTTTGAAGACCTGTTGCTGCTGGAAGAATGTGATCAGGCCGGTCGAGAGCCCGGCGTTGAAGTGCCTGACGTCGACGATGCACTGGAAGCGGTTCGTGAGCTGGCCCGGCTTTGTGACTGA
- a CDS encoding N-acyl-D-amino-acid deacylase family protein, whose protein sequence is MNTNDSSPQNPDFDVLIQGGTVIDGTGAPRYRADVGIKGDQVTALGDLQNATGSQTIDAQGKIVCPGFVDVHNHSDSWLLNTPNFISKTSQGFTTEVIMADGISYAPVDRCTAQDWIHYLLSLDGLYPEEYTGWESLEDYMNLIDGRNVQNVMTHIPYANLRAMNCGFSRQRVDDFQMKQICSEVHKGMEAGAVGISTGLDYVAQCFSTTDELVEACQAMAEYDGLYVSHIRYKKTLMPAIKELVEIGKRAGVKVHISHMKGQHPGQAEEALEYIDQIARHEVDISFDVYPYQPGSTMLHFLLPYEVFEDGPRKAIEKLKQPEMQQRFKYGLENYLLNISAIQIAWVLTEKNKHHQGKSLSQYVEESGLPKEEALINLLIEEQMAVLLVFNMGDDRLVDPVLKHDLYMMGTDGIYMEGGMIHPRQFGSAARLLGPCVRDHQLFSLEDAVFKLSGSAAQRFGLGKRSQLKEGYFADVVVFDPETVQDNATYDNPQQFSTGIEYVLSNGVPIVHNNQPLEINSEKLPGRYVRYQPR, encoded by the coding sequence ATGAACACCAACGATTCTTCCCCTCAAAACCCTGATTTTGATGTCCTGATTCAAGGCGGTACTGTCATTGATGGCACCGGTGCTCCCCGATATCGAGCGGACGTCGGCATTAAAGGGGATCAAGTCACAGCATTGGGAGATCTGCAGAATGCCACCGGATCGCAGACGATTGATGCTCAAGGTAAAATCGTCTGCCCCGGCTTTGTTGATGTACACAACCACTCTGACAGCTGGCTGCTGAATACGCCCAACTTTATCTCGAAAACATCTCAGGGCTTTACCACCGAAGTGATCATGGCAGACGGGATCTCCTACGCGCCCGTCGATCGCTGCACCGCACAAGACTGGATCCATTACCTGCTGTCACTGGACGGGCTCTATCCTGAAGAATATACGGGCTGGGAATCTCTGGAAGACTATATGAATCTCATCGACGGCAGGAATGTGCAGAATGTGATGACACACATTCCGTATGCCAATCTGCGTGCGATGAACTGTGGTTTCAGCCGCCAGCGCGTCGATGATTTCCAGATGAAACAGATCTGCAGCGAAGTCCATAAAGGAATGGAAGCAGGAGCAGTGGGGATTTCCACCGGCCTCGATTATGTCGCGCAATGTTTCTCGACAACGGATGAACTCGTGGAAGCCTGCCAGGCAATGGCAGAGTACGACGGCCTGTATGTTTCCCACATTCGCTATAAAAAAACCTTAATGCCTGCGATCAAGGAGTTGGTCGAAATCGGCAAACGGGCAGGGGTCAAAGTACACATTTCACACATGAAAGGCCAGCACCCGGGTCAGGCTGAGGAAGCCCTGGAATATATTGATCAAATCGCACGCCACGAAGTCGATATCTCGTTCGACGTCTATCCCTACCAGCCCGGCTCGACCATGCTGCACTTCCTTCTGCCTTACGAAGTGTTTGAAGATGGCCCCCGCAAAGCTATCGAAAAATTAAAACAACCGGAAATGCAGCAGCGTTTCAAGTACGGCCTGGAAAACTATCTGCTGAATATCTCGGCAATTCAGATCGCCTGGGTTCTTACGGAGAAAAACAAACATCACCAAGGCAAGTCACTGAGCCAGTATGTCGAAGAGAGCGGCCTCCCCAAAGAAGAAGCCTTAATCAATCTGCTCATCGAAGAACAGATGGCCGTGCTGCTCGTATTCAATATGGGCGATGATCGTCTGGTCGATCCCGTTCTGAAACATGACCTGTATATGATGGGCACCGACGGCATTTATATGGAGGGGGGCATGATCCATCCGCGGCAGTTCGGCTCGGCGGCACGCCTGCTTGGCCCGTGTGTCAGAGATCACCAACTCTTCTCACTGGAAGATGCCGTTTTTAAACTGTCCGGATCAGCTGCCCAACGGTTCGGACTCGGCAAACGTAGTCAGTTAAAAGAAGGTTACTTTGCTGACGTTGTGGTGTTTGATCCAGAAACCGTGCAAGACAACGCAACCTACGACAATCCACAACAATTCTCGACCGGCATTGAATACGTACTGTCGAACGGCGTACCGATCGTGCACAATAACCAGCCCCTTGAAATCAATTCGGAAAAACTCCCCGGTCGCTACGTCCGTTATCAGCCCAGATAA